The segment TTTGTGCCTGTACCGGAGGCTAATACCGCAACTCTTAAAGGGTCCAATTTTTCTCTGAAGTTTGTTACTTTGGATTCGGTTAAATTACTGGTGAATCTTTTATCTGCAAATAGCCTTCATTGGCATCCAAACAAACGTCAACGCCTAATGGTATCGTGTATTTCACTTCAACATGACCGTACTTCAATTCACCAGCCATTGGGACCTCTAAATCAAAGAGAATATCGTGTAAAACTTGCTCAATCGACAAACTTTGATTTCCGGCCCTGGGTTCACAGCCCTCAAATTGGCCGAATACAATACCGTTGACGTTTTCTAAAATACCGGCCAACTTTAACTGCATCAGTTTTCGATCTATGCGGTAGGGCTCTTCTCCTACATCTTCTAAAAACAAAATTGCATTCTGAAAGTCGGGCAAATAGGGTGAGCCGATCAAGGAGCAAATCATGGAAAGATTACCACCAAGGAGTCTTCCTTCAGCAACTCCCGGTTTTATGCAATGAAGTCCGGAAAATTTTTGCACAGGTTCCGAGACAGTAATCATGTTCCAAAAATATTGCGCCGTGAACGGGTTGATACCTTTTCCCATTTCCACCGCAACCATAGGTCCCGAGAAAGTAACCAATTGAGTTTTTTTGAAGACAGCCAACTGAAAGGCAGTAATATCACTAAATCCAACAAAAATTTTGGGGTGACTTTGGATAATCTTATAATCGAGCAAGTCCAGAATCCTGGGAGTTCCGTATCCTCCTCGGGTACAAAAAATCGCCTGAACCTCTGGGTCTTTGAACATTTCATGGATATCGTTGGCCCTGTCTCGCTCGCTTCCGGCCATATAGCCGTAGACATCATTAACGTGACTGCCGATTTTCAGTTTATAGCCACACTTTTCAAGGTATTGAATGCCCTTGGCAAGAAGATCCGGTTTCATCGGGCTTGCCGGCGCAACAACTCCGATTGTCTCACCACTTTCTAGCTTTCGCGGCTTTAAGATCAAAATTGGAGACTGATTCGTCTAGGTTAGATTTAAAAAATCATCTCGCCGTTAAGCACATCAAAGACTTCTGAATAATTGGCAATCCGGTATTCAGCTATCTTGTATTGGAAAATAATTTCCCTGCGGATACTGTAATATGACCAAATCAATACGGGTTTTCTGGAGAGGCTATTGATCTCATCATAAAGATTTCTAGACCGGTTATAGGCAGTATTCACGTAATCGGGTGGTCCAAGCTTAATATAAACCATACCCATTTCCGTCTTCCAGCCGGGCATGTTACTTTCTTTGCCAAATCTCTTGTTTGCAAATTTGACCCGTCTATAATACTCATCCTTGTATTCATTCATACGCGTCTCAGGATCGGGATCACGGCTTTCCCAGAATTCCTCAAATGCCCTGGTTTTTTCCTCACCTTCCAGAGACCTCATTTTCTTTAATTCGTCGTCTTTGGCAATGTGGAGTAACTGTTCGATGGCCTCATCAAGATTTGCATAAACCGGGCCTGCATCGGAATCGGAGAGGTCAAGCACCTGCTCGACCTCCAAAGATTTATCTTTACTTTTTACAACTAGCCGGATACGGTTATCCGTACTGACGAGTGCAAGTTTATCCAATTGAATGTACTGGCGCGAAACCCTGCCGGCACTTTTTATTCTACGTTCGCCCTCCTGCAAAACTTTGTCTTCAGACGCGAGGAACTGGTAAACAATGTAAATACTGTCTGATTCAGGCACGTTGTAAACTTCGAAATATGCGTACAATTCAGTTTGGGGCTTTATGTTTTCACCACCAGAAGCAGGTTCGTCAGGTGCAACCTCAATTGAGTCCACTGCAAAAACATCGCTAATCATGAATTCATTTTTCGTGAAATCACGCAGGGTTACGGATCCCTCGCGAATGCCGGATCTCTGAGTTTCTTTGTCCTTGAGCTCAATTCGAAAATTGTAAACCCCCGGCTCCAAAGCAATTCTAAGCTCGGTTGAATTTTTTATGTCTAATGAATTGGTTTCGTCAAAATTTTGGGTAATTATAAAACCTGTTTTTTTAATTCTATCAATTTCGGTTTCACTGGTATCAGAAATGACAACGGATGCTTCATAATCTGCTCGAAATTTTTTCCTTTTTGCTCTAATGAACTGTAGTTCGTCGTTCACAAAACTTAATTTAAATATCAGGCGGCTTAAGTTCCGCTCATCAGCAGCCACGTTGACAAAGTCGACGCCGAAATAGGGTACGTCCTCGGGTTGCTCTGTCCGGTGGAGCTCAAAGCTGCTTCGATTTGCATCCTGAGCGTAGAGATTAATGGAGAAAAAAGAGGTTAAATATAGAAGCAATGAAACGGAGCCAATTGCGTTTTTCGATCTACATATTTTCATGATAATTAAAGCCTAAAATTAATTAATTAAATCGAACAAGGAGTTTCGGTTTTCCAAACGAAAATCCCCAAAGCCCAGTTCATCTAAAAAAAGCAATTGTTTATTGTATTCGTAATAAGTCCACAGCTCAATTGCCTTAATCGTCTTCCCAGGTGAATTCGCAAATTTTTGATTGAAGGGATTCCTGTCTATGGAATCCGGCGCACCTATCAGGATATAAACCCATCCCATATCGGTTTTCCAGCCGGACTTATTGAGACTATGAAATTTCTTAT is part of the candidate division KSB1 bacterium genome and harbors:
- a CDS encoding LD-carboxypeptidase, producing MKPDLLAKGIQYLEKCGYKLKIGSHVNDVYGYMAGSERDRANDIHEMFKDPEVQAIFCTRGGYGTPRILDLLDYKIIQSHPKIFVGFSDITAFQLAVFKKTQLVTFSGPMVAVEMGKGINPFTAQYFWNMITVSEPVQKFSGLHCIKPGVAEGRLLGGNLSMICSLIGSPYLPDFQNAILFLEDVGEEPYRIDRKLMQLKLAGILENVNGIVFGQFEGCEPRAGNQSLSIEQVLHDILFDLEVPMAGELKYGHVEVKYTIPLGVDVCLDANEGYLQIKDSPVI
- a CDS encoding GWxTD domain-containing protein; this encodes MKICRSKNAIGSVSLLLYLTSFFSINLYAQDANRSSFELHRTEQPEDVPYFGVDFVNVAADERNLSRLIFKLSFVNDELQFIRAKRKKFRADYEASVVISDTSETEIDRIKKTGFIITQNFDETNSLDIKNSTELRIALEPGVYNFRIELKDKETQRSGIREGSVTLRDFTKNEFMISDVFAVDSIEVAPDEPASGGENIKPQTELYAYFEVYNVPESDSIYIVYQFLASEDKVLQEGERRIKSAGRVSRQYIQLDKLALVSTDNRIRLVVKSKDKSLEVEQVLDLSDSDAGPVYANLDEAIEQLLHIAKDDELKKMRSLEGEEKTRAFEEFWESRDPDPETRMNEYKDEYYRRVKFANKRFGKESNMPGWKTEMGMVYIKLGPPDYVNTAYNRSRNLYDEINSLSRKPVLIWSYYSIRREIIFQYKIAEYRIANYSEVFDVLNGEMIF